From the genome of Candidatus Eremiobacteraceae bacterium:
CCCGGCGGCGGCCAAGCCGAGCGCGCCGGTCACCGCGATGACATCGCCTGCTTTCGCGCCGGAACGCAGCCGCATCGACGTCTTCCGCACCTCGCCGATGACGGTGACGCCGATCGTCAACGCAGGAGTTCGCACGATGTCGCCGCCGGCGATCGCGCAATGGGTCGCACGCGCAAGCTCGTTCATGCCTTCGTAGAATGAGCGATACCACGCTTCGTCGAGTTCTGCCGTCACGCCGAGCGCGATCACGGCGAGCACGGGTCGGCCGCCCATAGCGGCGATATCGGAAAGGCTCTTCGCGAGCGCTTTGCGACCGATGAGCGCCGCGCTTGAATCCCGCGTCCGGAAGTGGACGTCGTCGACGATCATGTCCGTCGTCACGAGCGCGAGGTGGTGCGGGTTCGGCTTCCACGCGGCCGCATCGTCGCCGATGCCGACGCGAAGCGGCCGGCTCGGCGCGCCGCATGCCGCGGCGATCATCGCGATGAGCGAGTCTTCGCGCAGCGGCGGTGGCGCTATCGAGCGCACGACACGCGAACGCGTCCGATCGTCGCGTCCGGCGCAGGGGTGCTGAAGATGCCGGCGCCCATGACGAGCACGTCGGCGCCCGCCGCCGCGACCGAGGCGGCATTCTCCTCGTGAACGCCGCCGTCGACTTCGAGCTCGACGTGAAGGTGCCGGTCGGCGATCATCTTCCGCGCCGCTGCGACCTTCGGGGTCGACGACTCGATGTAGCGTTGCCCGCCAAAGCCCGGGTTGACGCTCATGACGAGCAGCAGATCGAGGTACGGCAGGATCTCGTCGAGGATGACGAGCGGGGTCGCCGGGTTGATAGCGAGACCCGCCTTCGCGCCCGCTTCCTTTATCTGGTGGATGAGGCGGTGCGCGTGGACGGTCGCTTCCCAGTGGACCGTGATGATGTCGGCTCCGGCCTTTGCGAACGCTTCGACGTAGCGCTCCGGCTCGACGATCATGAGGTGCGTGTCGAACGGCAGCTTCGTCAGGCGGCGCATGTCGCTGATGATCTTCGGGCCCCACGTGATGTTCGGAACGAAGCGGCCGTCCATGACGTCGATGTGCAGGTAGTCGGCGCCGCCGCGCTCGACGAGCGCGATCTGGTCGGCGATGCGTGCGAAGTCCGCCGAAAGAAGAGACGGCGCGATCTTGATCCGCCGCGCGCGGCCGTCACCCGATTGCGTCATGCGCACCCGTTCTCGGGCGACCTGATGACGCCCCGCTAGAGCGGCGTTGAATTGACGAGCTGATCGCCGACGTACGTCTGCAGCGTCGCCGTGCCGGTCACGGTGATGTCGAACGAGATCGTCGTGCCGCCGCGCGTGTTCTGATCGAAGAGCGTCCGCGAGCCGGTAGCGTCAACGATGACGACCCGGGTGCGGACCGGCGTAGGCGACTCGGGCAGCGCGACCGACACGCGCAGACCGCGCGCGGTCGGCGACGGCGCCGGTGACGGCGGCTGCGATCCGACGGTCGGCGACGTTTGTCCGGGCTGCGATGCACCGGGCGACGGGAACAACCCCGGCGACGGGATCGGCGTCGGCAGCGCGCCGCCGCTCACTTGGAGCGTTATCGTCTCGTTCGGCCGCATCTGTTGTCCAGCCGGCGGGTCTTGCGCGACGATGATGCCCTTCGGCGGTGCGCTCGGCGCGATCGGCAGCAGCACCGCCGGCTCGAGCTTGACGTTCGCCTCTTTCGCTGCTGCCGGCGCGTTGCTGATCGGCATCCCGACGAAATTCGGCGCGTACGCGACCGGTTGGCCTTTTGCGATGACGAGATCGACTTTCGTCCCCGCCGTCACTTGCGACAGCGCCTCGGGCTGTTGCGACAGCACGGTCGCCTCCGGCACGCCGGCGTCGTATTGCGAGCCGACGCTGCCGACGTCGAGGTGCGCGTTCTCGAGGGCGACGGTTGCATCCCGGACCGACATGTTCGCGACGTTCGGAACGCGCGCCAGCGGCTCGCCGTCGGACAGGACGACGTCGATGACCCGCCCTTCGCGGACGTGCTCACCGGCCGCGGGGAGCTGGCCGACGACATCGTCTTTCGGCGCGTGGTAGTCGGGTTTGCGCGCGACGACGTGGAGCGACAGGTGCGACTTCGCGGCGACGGTTTGAGCGCTAGCGTAGCGGATGCCGATGAAGCTCGGAACCGAGACCGACGCGCCGGCGGGCGAAAGCATGCGCATCGCTTGCGCGGCGATCCAGATGAGCGCGATGACCGCGAGAAGGCCGAGGCCCGGGAGGACGAGCGCGGACCAGCGGATCCGCAACGGTGGTCGTCGCTCCTCCCGCTTGCGCCGTTTCGGCGCGTGAGAATCCCTCACGCGAGCGTTTCGAGCACGGCGTCCGGAATCTCCGCGTTCGAGTACACGTGCGTGACGTCTTCGTGTTCTTCGAGCGCGTCGAGCAGCTTGAGGACGGTCGCCGCGTCCGCGGGCGAAACGTCGACCTTCGTCTTCGCGACGAGTTCGACGGCGGCCGAGTCGACGGTCTTGCCGCGCGGGGCGAGCACGTCGCGCTCGACCTTTTCCCGTGCCGCGCCGAGCGCTCGCGGGTCTGTCAGGATCTCCGCGACCTCGCCGTCGACGCGCACGTCGACGACGCCGTCGACGTCGGCAAGCGCGAGCAGGTCCTCGTCGCTGATGCCCTCAGCGGGTATCTTCACGACGCCGCGTTCGTCGAACATCCAGGCGACGCAGCCGCTCTCGCCGAGGTTGCCGGCGTTGCGCGAGAACACGTACCGCATCTCACCCGCGGTCCGATGGCGGTTGTCGGTCACGGCGTCGACGATGACCGCGACGCCGCCTGGACCGTAGCCTTCGTAGCGGATCTCCTCGAGCGCGGCGCCCTTCTCGGCGCCAGTCGCACGCGCGATGGCACGTTTGATGTTCTCCATCGGCATGTTGTACTCGCGCGCTTTCGCGACCGCCATCTTGAGCCGGAAATTCGCATCCGGATCGGGCGATCCGGACTTGGCCGCGACGATGATCTCTTTCGACAGCTTGGTGAAGAGCTGGCCGCGCTGCGCGTCGACCTTGCCCTTCTTCAGCTTGATGTTATGCCATTTGGAATGTCCAGACATATGCGCGGTACGTTCGCCGCTGGAGTCAAGAACCTTGGAGGGGGATGCCGAGGCGCAGCCGGACGATATCGCGGATCGTCTTGAGGATGACGGCGACTCCGGCGCCTTTCGAGTAGCCGGTCGTCCGAGGATAGTGGTGAACGCCGCGCTCCGAGATCCGGACGCCGGCGCGGCGCAGCTTGATGAGCAGCTCAGAACTGACGAAGGCGCCGTTCGATTCGAGCGACACCTTCGAGAGCGCGTCGCGGCGGAAGAGCTTGAACGCGCAGTCGATGTCGCGGACTCGCAGGCCGAAGACGGCTCGGACGATGAGGTTGTACGTCTTGGCGATGAAAAGGCGATGGGGCGGATCGTTGCGCTTGATGCGATAGCCGACGACGACCGGCGCTTCGGGCAGCGCGGCGAGCAGCGCCGGCAGTTCGTTCAGATCGAACTGGCCGTCCGCGTCGGAGAAGAACACGAGGTCGTTGCGCGCCGTCGCGAAGCCCGTTCGAAGCGCTGCGCCGTAGCCTCGATTGCGATCGTGTTTTTCGAGCCGGACATGCGGGTCGTTCGCCGCGAGTCTCTCGACGACGCCTGCCGTTCCGTCGCGGCTTCCGTCGTCGACGACGACGACTTCGAAGTCGTCCGCGACGGCGGAGCCCGCGCGAACCGCGCCGCGGACGGTCTGCTCGATGATCGCTTCTTCGTTGTAGGCGGGGAAGAAGATCGTCAGCGCTTGGACGCGCGCGGGTGTTTCGGACGTCAGATCCATCCGTGCACGATCGGCCCCTGGATCCACATGCGCGATTCCCATGCCTGCCACGGTATGGGCGTGCCGTTCCATATCGGCAGGAAGTAGAAGAACAGCCCGATGCACAGCAGCACGTACGCGCCGATGCCGGCCGCGGCCCAGTTCCTCGTCGTCGGCCCCGCTTCGGAGGCTCTGCGCCAGATGTTCAGCATGACGTACGTCGAGCACAGACAGATGACGGCGAGGTTCGGGAAGAAATTGTAGAGGAAGTCGATGCGCGGCGAAAGCGACCACGGCAGCCACTGCGCCAGGTACGCGATGATGAGCAAAGCGATCCCTTTATGCCGCTCGCGCCACGCGAGGTACGCGGCCCACGGCACCGTGATGATGCCGGCCCACCACACGCCCGGATTCGCGATGCTCACGATCTCTCCGACGATTTGATCGGGCGGCTTGCCGGTGCCGGGATCGTAGTAGTAGGAGACGGGCCGCAGCTCCAGCGGCCACGTCCACCATCTCGAGCTGTAGATATGCGTCGCCGTGAGCGTCGCGTGGTAGTGGTACATCTGGTACTGGAGCGACAACAGTCCGGAAAAACCGCCCTGGTTGATCATCGCGGTTCCAGTCGAAATCGCACCCGTCCAGTTCGGCAAGTACGTGAGCACGTAGAAGACGAGCACGACCGCGATCGTCGTCGACAGATAGAGCGGCAGCCGCGACCCGAGCGGGTTGCCCCAAGCGAACCGCACCGGCTCGGAGCCCGCCGCTTTCGGCGTACGCTTGCGCGCGGCGAAGAATTGTTGAAGGTAAACGGCAGCCATGATCGCCCAGAGCGCCGCAAGCGCGAAAAGCCCATCCCATTTGCTCGAGATGAAGCATGCGAGCGACAGCGCGCTCAGCGCAAGCCATAAGCCCCAACGCTGGCGTTCTTTGACCTGCTGCCCGCCGACGGTCCCTTCGATGGTGCCGTCCGAACGCCAGACGACGCGATCCGCTCCATCCACGAATTCGACGCCGCTTTGCTGCCAGGTGACCTTGGTCGTACCGTCGACGATCGACGACGACTTCAACGGTTTTGACTCGCCGCTCGCGAACTGGACGTTTTGGCCATCCGTCATCGAGCCGTCCGGGTAGACCACGCCCGTCTTCTTGACGCGCGCCCGCCGATAGCGGCTTGACCATATCGCGACCGCGGTCGAGAACGTCACGACCGCTATCGCGTACGGGATGAATGTCTGGTTCCAGTGCTGGCCGTTGTAGACCGCGACTTCGGCGTAGATAAGGATGATGAGCGCGAGGACGACGCCAAAAGCAGCCAGGCCCGTCTCGAGGCGCGGATATCGCGGCGCTTCATCGACTGCGACGACCTGCGAGGCTATCCAATAGCGATAGAAACAATAGAGCGTCAGCAGTGCGAAGAACGCGACCGATATCTCGGGCGTCGCGATGCGCGACTGCACGTAGTAGTATCCGCTCGCCACGAGCAGCACGACCGATATGACCGCGCCCGCCGTCGAGGCGAAGAGCCGCTTCGCGAACGCGTAGATGAGCGGGATCCACAGCGTGCCCATGATGCAGTTCGCCATTCGCGCGCCGAACGGGTCGACGAACTTGCCGTGCGGCGGTCCGAACAGCCATGCCCCGAAGGCGACGATGAGCTTGGTGAGCGGCGGATGCGTCCATTCGTAGAGGCTCTGGCCGTGCAGATATTCCTGCGCGGCGCGAGCGTAGTAGATCTCGTCGAAGATGCGCGCCGGCGGGAACGTCACGTTCCAGAACAAGAGGATGCCGGTGCCGATCGTCAGCACGGCGGCGATCGCGACGTCGCGCGGTGTCCACCCCGCGAGCCCTTCGAACGGATTCGGACCTCGCCGGCGGCGCACTTGAACCGCGCTTTCCTCTTCTGAGGCTCCGCCGAACGCGGCGAGCCGCGCATTCGCCCAGACGCCGACCTCGTCGATGAGGAACGAGCCCGCGACGAGCACGAGCATCGCGAAATTGATGAACGAGATCGGATGGACGAGATATGGGTTGAGGTCTTGGCTCGGCGACGCGAGGTATTGGAGCGCGTAGAACAGGTTATAGCTGAACGTCGCGGATAGGACGACCGTCGCGAGACGGAGCACGGGGCTCGCGTTCCATAGGAGCGGCACGATCGCGAGCGCGGTGAAGAGGTAGCGCTCGTGCTGACGCGTGACGACCATGAAGAAGCCGAGCGCGACGACGAAGCATGCGGTGTAGAAAGTCAGCTCGCGGCCGTCGTCGTCTTTCGTCTCGCCGAGCGTGCGCCAAAGCCGCCACCCGACGGCGCAGAGCAGCGCGATGAAAATGCCCATGCCCCACGCGTATTGCGGACCGAGATCGAGCCCGAAGAATTGTATCGGCTGGTCGTCCGGCTGATAGAAATCGCGGTTGATCGAGTAGAGATTGAGCGCGTTGACCGAGTTGTACGGATAGACCGTGATGCCCGCGTGGTAGCGGTCGTAGAGCCACGAGATGACGCCGACCGGATCGGAGACGGGCGCGAACGGCAGCGACCCGAAGAAGGCGACGGCAAAACCGATGACCGGGATCAGCGCGAGACGCCATGTGAGACCCTGCATCCGGATCTGCCAGATGAGGAACAGCGGCGCGACGACGAGCGGCTGCGGTTTGATGAGCACAGCGAAGGCGATCATAAGCCACGCGAACTCGAAGCGCTTCGTCACCGCGAGATAGATCGCCCAGACGAGGAACACCGCTGCGACCGAGTCCGCCTGACCCCAGTATGCCGAGACGAGCCACGACGCTGGGTTCAGCGAGAAGACCGCCATCGCGACGATCGCGCCGGCGACCGGCCACGAGCGTCGCGCGATGAGATAGACGAGGTAGCCGATGAAGAGATCGCAGATGACGCCGGGCAGCTTGACGAAGACGCGCATCGCTTCGCCGCTGAAATCGCTGTACTGTGCCGTCGCATGGTAGATGAGGCCGACTATCCACAGGATGAGCATATAGCCGGGCGGATAGTCGACGAAGCCGGCGTTGGCATAGAACGCCTTCGGGCCGTCTTGCGCGAGCGTATGCATCCACGCTTCGAAGGTCGCGACGTCGGTATAGTGACCTGGTGCGGGGAGCAAGATCGCGCGGATGATGAGCGCGAGCAGCGTGACGAAAAGGACCGCAAGGATCTCCTTGCGGGCTAGCGGCAGGCCGCGAGACGGTTTGTCTTCGGCTACGGCATCGGTCGACGTGGCAACGGATGATTGCGGGCGTCTAGACACGCCGCTCTCCGTTCTCTCGACGCTCGCGTCGTCCCCTTTTCAAGGCTCGTGAAGCTCCGCGCGTGAGCTTTCGATGAACGATTCGAGCGGGGTGAGCCCGGCGGCTCGGGCGAGCGCGCGAGCGAAACAATCCGAAGCCGCGGCGACTGCCGCCTCGCGCGCGCCTGCCGATTCGAGCAGCGATCGCAACGATTCGACGGACGCAGAATCGAGCGTCGCGCCCGGCTTCGAGTACGTCTCGACCACAGCTCGCCCCGCACCGCTCGGATCGCGCTCGATGGCCCAGACGATCGGATAGGTCTTCTTCCGCCGCGCGAGGTCGCCATCGGCGGACTTGCCGGTGGCGAGCGAGTCGCCCCACGTGCCGATCACATCGTCTTGGATCTGGAATGCGATGCCGAAGAGCCTGCCCACGTCCGTGCAGCGCTCGATGAGCGCCGCGTCGCCGAACGCGCTTCTCGCGCCGAGCGATCCGCAGCACGCGAACAGCGCCGCCGTTTTTCCACCGATCATCTCGACGTAGGAGTCGACGGTCGCGCGCTCGACGCGCTCGAAGGCGAGATCGAGCGATTGGCCTTCGCACATGCGCAAGTTCGCGGTCGCCAGGTCCATGGACATCGCGAAAGCGACCCGTTCGTCGAGCGGCGGCGTCGCGGATGCGAGCGCGAGCTGCGCCATCGCGCCGATCGCGTCGCCGGCATTGACGCCATGAGGCAGACCAAAAGCGGACCAGACGGTCTCGCGTCCGTGCCGCATGCGGTCGCCGTCTTCGATGTCGTCGTGGACGAGCGAATAGTTGTGGAGCAGCTCGACGGCGATGCCCGCCGGCAAAGCGCGCTCGAGCGAGCCTCCGCACGACTGGGCCGCGGCGATCGTCAGACGCGGCCGGAGGCGTTTGCCGCGGCGAGCAGGCGTGCCGGGCACGTAGCCGAGATGGTGGGCGATCTGCGCGTAGACGGGAACGACGTTCGACGCGCGCTCGAAGAACGCGCGGAGCCGGTCCTCGAATGTGTCGAGCGGATTCAGTGCGCTCAGGCTTCGACCAGCTCGGCCGAGGGGAACCAATCCTGGAGCTGCGCGACGACTTCGTCCGTCAAGAAACCGGGCGTCGAAGCGCCGGTCGCGATCCCCACGCGCTGCGTCTCTGCGAACCACTCGCGCTTCAGATCGGCCGCGTTCTCGATGAGATGGGGGGTAGCACCTTCGGCTTTCGCTATCTCGGCGAGGTGTCGCGTATTCGCCGACTTCGTGCCGCCGATGACGACCATCGTGTCGACTTCGCGTGCGAGATCGCGCGAGGATTCCTGGCGTCCCTGCGTATCGGAGCAGATCGTGTTGTAGACACGCACTTCGTAGTTGATCGCGGCGATACGCCCGACGAGCTCCTTGAACTTGTCGCCGTTGAGCGTGCTCTGCGAAACGACGGCGATGCGGCGCAGCCGGCGGATCTGCGTCTCATCTTCGGGCCACTCGTTGAGGACGAGGCAGCCAGGCGCATGTCCGGCGATGCCGCGCACTTCGGGATGATTCGGGTCGCCGAGGATGATGACGCTGCGGCCTTCCGCCGCAAGCTTCGCGGCGAGGCGCTGCGTGCGCGTCACCATCGGACACGTCGCATCGGCGACGCGCAAACCTTTTGCTTCTGCATGGGCGATGACTTGAGGCGGCAAGCCGTGGGCCCGGACGAAGAGAGTGCCCGCGTCGATGTCGTCGAGCGACTCGACGTTCTTGAGCCCCTTATCGTCGAGTTCTTTGACGATGAGCGGGTTGTGGACGATGTTCCCCATCGTGTAGACGTCGTCGCGCTCGGTCGTCTCCGCGAGCGCCTTCTTATACGTCAGCTCGACGCCGAAACAGAACCCTTGGGTGCGTGCCTTGACGATTTCCATATTCTTCAGCTTGCGGCGAGTCGCTCGATGCGCTGCGAGAGATCGGCGGTCCATCGCTCGATTTCCGCTTTCGTCGCTTTTCGTTCGCTTCCCTGGAGCACGATCGGCTCACCGATGCGCACTTCGACTTTGCTCGCTCGCAACCGCCGCACCGCGAACTGCGTGTTAACGAGCGCGACAGGCACGATCGGGCAATGCGCTGTCGCCGCGAGCAGCACCGCACCGCCGCGCGCTTGCGCCTCGCCGGCGAGATTGCGCGTGCCCTCCGGGAAGATGCCGACGACGTCGCCGCGTTTGAGGATGCGCAGCGCTTGTCGTATGGCGGCAACATCCGCGCGCTCGCGATCGACGGGAAACGCGTGCACAGCCCTGATGAGCGACCCGAGAACGAAGATCTTGAAAAGCTCTTGTTTGGCCATGAAGTGGATCGTCCGCGGAAACCACGTGCCGAGCAGCGGCGGATCGAGGTACGATCGATGATTCGCAGCGACGACGAGCCCGCCGTCGAGCGGAACGTTCTCCGTTCCCGTGACGTGTGCGTCGAAAGCGGTGCGAGTCAGCGGGCGCAACACGCTCTTCGTGAACGAGTAAAGGCTCACGCAGGCTGCGCCTTGCGGACGAGCGTTTCGAGCCTGTCGACGACTTGTTCGACGGTGAGCTCGGACGAATCGATGACGACAGCATCGGGCGCGATCACGAGCGGCGATGCCTTGCGCGTGCGGTCGCGCTCGTCGCGGCGCTCGATCTCGCCCTTGAGCGTCTCGCGGTCGATCGCGACGCCTTTGTCGAGAAGTTCGCGCAACCGCCGCTCGACGCGCGCATCGACCGACGCGGTGAGGAAGAACTTGAACGTCGCGTCCGGCAAGACGACCGATCCGATGTCTCGTCCTGCCATGATGACGTCGCGGCCCTCGGCGAAGGAGCGCTGGGCGCCGACGAGGTGCTTGCGGACGGCCGCGTTCGCTGCGATGGCGGAGACGGCTTGCGAAACGGTCGGCGAAAACAGTTCGTCGCCGAGCACGCGGCCGTCGATCCGAATGCGATAGCCGAGCGGCGTCTTCGCGTCGACGACGACCTTTGGATCGGCGATTTCGACCAGCGAAGCGACGGAGCGCTCATCCTCGGGCGAGATGCCGCGTTGGATCACCGCGAACGCGACGGCGCGATAGAGCGCGCCGGTGTCGAGAAACGCGCACGCCAAGCGTTGCGCGAGCAGACGCGCCACCGTGCTTTTCCCCGATGCGACCGGGCCGTCTATGGCGATGTGCAGCGGCGGCATAACAACAGGTTGCGTTCCCGTGGCGGGCTTGGCTGGTCCTGCCATCGAATGCGCGCGAATGCCGAAGACGCTCACCGTCTACTTCTGCGGCGCGTGCGGCCACGAATCGCCGCGATGGCTCGGCCGTTGCCCCGGCTGTGACGCATGGAACACGTTCGACGAAGCTCCGCGAGCTCCGAAAGGGCGATCTGCGCGTCGCGGCCGCCAGCTTTCGTCGGCTTTGGCCGCGCCAGGCGCGACGCCGACCCGGCTTTCCGACGTCGATGGACGACCTGCGCGACGTATCGCGACCGGACTCGCCGATCTCGACGAAGTGCTCGGCGGCGGCATCGTGGCCGGCAGCGTCATTTTGCTCGCGGGAACTCCAGGCATCG
Proteins encoded in this window:
- a CDS encoding PASTA domain-containing protein translates to MRIRWSALVLPGLGLLAVIALIWIAAQAMRMLSPAGASVSVPSFIGIRYASAQTVAAKSHLSLHVVARKPDYHAPKDDVVGQLPAAGEHVREGRVIDVVLSDGEPLARVPNVANMSVRDATVALENAHLDVGSVGSQYDAGVPEATVLSQQPEALSQVTAGTKVDLVIAKGQPVAYAPNFVGMPISNAPAAAKEANVKLEPAVLLPIAPSAPPKGIIVAQDPPAGQQMRPNETITLQVSGGALPTPIPSPGLFPSPGASQPGQTSPTVGSQPPSPAPSPTARGLRVSVALPESPTPVRTRVVIVDATGSRTLFDQNTRGGTTISFDITVTGTATLQTYVGDQLVNSTPL
- the cmk gene encoding (d)CMP kinase gives rise to the protein MPPLHIAIDGPVASGKSTVARLLAQRLACAFLDTGALYRAVAFAVIQRGISPEDERSVASLVEIADPKVVVDAKTPLGYRIRIDGRVLGDELFSPTVSQAVSAIAANAAVRKHLVGAQRSFAEGRDVIMAGRDIGSVVLPDATFKFFLTASVDARVERRLRELLDKGVAIDRETLKGEIERRDERDRTRKASPLVIAPDAVVIDSSELTVEQVVDRLETLVRKAQPA
- a CDS encoding phospholipid carrier-dependent glycosyltransferase; its protein translation is MSRRPQSSVATSTDAVAEDKPSRGLPLARKEILAVLFVTLLALIIRAILLPAPGHYTDVATFEAWMHTLAQDGPKAFYANAGFVDYPPGYMLILWIVGLIYHATAQYSDFSGEAMRVFVKLPGVICDLFIGYLVYLIARRSWPVAGAIVAMAVFSLNPASWLVSAYWGQADSVAAVFLVWAIYLAVTKRFEFAWLMIAFAVLIKPQPLVVAPLFLIWQIRMQGLTWRLALIPVIGFAVAFFGSLPFAPVSDPVGVISWLYDRYHAGITVYPYNSVNALNLYSINRDFYQPDDQPIQFFGLDLGPQYAWGMGIFIALLCAVGWRLWRTLGETKDDDGRELTFYTACFVVALGFFMVVTRQHERYLFTALAIVPLLWNASPVLRLATVVLSATFSYNLFYALQYLASPSQDLNPYLVHPISFINFAMLVLVAGSFLIDEVGVWANARLAAFGGASEEESAVQVRRRRGPNPFEGLAGWTPRDVAIAAVLTIGTGILLFWNVTFPPARIFDEIYYARAAQEYLHGQSLYEWTHPPLTKLIVAFGAWLFGPPHGKFVDPFGARMANCIMGTLWIPLIYAFAKRLFASTAGAVISVVLLVASGYYYVQSRIATPEISVAFFALLTLYCFYRYWIASQVVAVDEAPRYPRLETGLAAFGVVLALIILIYAEVAVYNGQHWNQTFIPYAIAVVTFSTAVAIWSSRYRRARVKKTGVVYPDGSMTDGQNVQFASGESKPLKSSSIVDGTTKVTWQQSGVEFVDGADRVVWRSDGTIEGTVGGQQVKERQRWGLWLALSALSLACFISSKWDGLFALAALWAIMAAVYLQQFFAARKRTPKAAGSEPVRFAWGNPLGSRLPLYLSTTIAVVLVFYVLTYLPNWTGAISTGTAMINQGGFSGLLSLQYQMYHYHATLTATHIYSSRWWTWPLELRPVSYYYDPGTGKPPDQIVGEIVSIANPGVWWAGIITVPWAAYLAWRERHKGIALLIIAYLAQWLPWSLSPRIDFLYNFFPNLAVICLCSTYVMLNIWRRASEAGPTTRNWAAAGIGAYVLLCIGLFFYFLPIWNGTPIPWQAWESRMWIQGPIVHGWI
- the thiL gene encoding thiamine-phosphate kinase — protein: MRSIAPPPLREDSLIAMIAAACGAPSRPLRVGIGDDAAAWKPNPHHLALVTTDMIVDDVHFRTRDSSAALIGRKALAKSLSDIAAMGGRPVLAVIALGVTAELDEAWYRSFYEGMNELARATHCAIAGGDIVRTPALTIGVTVIGEVRKTSMRLRSGAKAGDVIAVTGALGLAAAGLRALDSPTGRDRAKDAIDAYERPQPRIDEGVFLGSRRAVHALMDISDGLSTDVRRMARASKVDAVIEGDALYVHPALRDAGGEALDLILNGGDDYELIASIDKRAFDHVARSFKSRAGRPLRAIGRFEPGQGDVWLDRNGKREPLEPGGYDHFKRLHD
- a CDS encoding glycosyltransferase family 2 protein; translated protein: MDLTSETPARVQALTIFFPAYNEEAIIEQTVRGAVRAGSAVADDFEVVVVDDGSRDGTAGVVERLAANDPHVRLEKHDRNRGYGAALRTGFATARNDLVFFSDADGQFDLNELPALLAALPEAPVVVGYRIKRNDPPHRLFIAKTYNLIVRAVFGLRVRDIDCAFKLFRRDALSKVSLESNGAFVSSELLIKLRRAGVRISERGVHHYPRTTGYSKGAGVAVILKTIRDIVRLRLGIPLQGS
- a CDS encoding polyprenyl synthetase family protein yields the protein MVPLGRAGRSLSALNPLDTFEDRLRAFFERASNVVPVYAQIAHHLGYVPGTPARRGKRLRPRLTIAAAQSCGGSLERALPAGIAVELLHNYSLVHDDIEDGDRMRHGRETVWSAFGLPHGVNAGDAIGAMAQLALASATPPLDERVAFAMSMDLATANLRMCEGQSLDLAFERVERATVDSYVEMIGGKTAALFACCGSLGARSAFGDAALIERCTDVGRLFGIAFQIQDDVIGTWGDSLATGKSADGDLARRKKTYPIVWAIERDPSGAGRAVVETYSKPGATLDSASVESLRSLLESAGAREAAVAAASDCFARALARAAGLTPLESFIESSRAELHEP
- the rpe gene encoding ribulose-phosphate 3-epimerase; this translates as MTQSGDGRARRIKIAPSLLSADFARIADQIALVERGGADYLHIDVMDGRFVPNITWGPKIISDMRRLTKLPFDTHLMIVEPERYVEAFAKAGADIITVHWEATVHAHRLIHQIKEAGAKAGLAINPATPLVILDEILPYLDLLLVMSVNPGFGGQRYIESSTPKVAAARKMIADRHLHVELEVDGGVHEENAASVAAAGADVLVMGAGIFSTPAPDATIGRVRVSCAR
- a CDS encoding YebC/PmpR family DNA-binding transcriptional regulator — encoded protein: MSGHSKWHNIKLKKGKVDAQRGQLFTKLSKEIIVAAKSGSPDPDANFRLKMAVAKAREYNMPMENIKRAIARATGAEKGAALEEIRYEGYGPGGVAVIVDAVTDNRHRTAGEMRYVFSRNAGNLGESGCVAWMFDERGVVKIPAEGISDEDLLALADVDGVVDVRVDGEVAEILTDPRALGAAREKVERDVLAPRGKTVDSAAVELVAKTKVDVSPADAATVLKLLDALEEHEDVTHVYSNAEIPDAVLETLA
- a CDS encoding lysophospholipid acyltransferase family protein, which gives rise to MSLYSFTKSVLRPLTRTAFDAHVTGTENVPLDGGLVVAANHRSYLDPPLLGTWFPRTIHFMAKQELFKIFVLGSLIRAVHAFPVDRERADVAAIRQALRILKRGDVVGIFPEGTRNLAGEAQARGGAVLLAATAHCPIVPVALVNTQFAVRRLRASKVEVRIGEPIVLQGSERKATKAEIERWTADLSQRIERLAAS
- the ispH gene encoding 4-hydroxy-3-methylbut-2-enyl diphosphate reductase; protein product: MDRRSLAAHRATRRKLKNMEIVKARTQGFCFGVELTYKKALAETTERDDVYTMGNIVHNPLIVKELDDKGLKNVESLDDIDAGTLFVRAHGLPPQVIAHAEAKGLRVADATCPMVTRTQRLAAKLAAEGRSVIILGDPNHPEVRGIAGHAPGCLVLNEWPEDETQIRRLRRIAVVSQSTLNGDKFKELVGRIAAINYEVRVYNTICSDTQGRQESSRDLAREVDTMVVIGGTKSANTRHLAEIAKAEGATPHLIENAADLKREWFAETQRVGIATGASTPGFLTDEVVAQLQDWFPSAELVEA